The Oncorhynchus mykiss isolate Arlee chromosome Y, USDA_OmykA_1.1, whole genome shotgun sequence genomic sequence TCCAATTCACGGTTGTATAATACACacttgtgtgaaataggacaaatgtgaaataggacaaataccgtggggcaaaaaagtatttagtcagccaccagttgtgcaagttctcccacttaaaaaagatgagaggcctgtaattttcatcataggtagacttcaactattacagacaaaatgagagagaaaaaaaatccagaaaatcatattgtagagTTTTTATGAATTtacttgcaaattatggtggaaaataagtatttggtcacctacaaacaagcaagatttctggctctcacagacctgtaactcctTCTTTAACAGGCTCCTcagtcctccactcgttacctgtattaatggcacctgtttgaacttgttatcagtataaaagacacctgtccacaacctcaaacagtcacactccaaactccactatggccaagatcaaagagctgtcaaaggacaccagaaacaaaattgtagacctgcaccaggctgggaagactgaatctgcaatagataagcagcttggtttgaagaaatcaactgtgggagcaattattaggaaatggaagacatacaagaccactgataatctccctcgatctggggctccacgcaagatctcaccccgtggggtcaaaatgatcacaagaacagtgagcaaaaatcccagaaccacacggggggacctagtgaatgacctgcagagagctgggaccaaagtaacaaagcataccatcagtaacacactacgccgccagggactcaaatcctgcagtgccagacgtgtccccctgcttaagccagtacatgtccaggcccgtctgaagtttgctagagagcatttggatgttccagaagaagattgggtgAATGTCataatggtcagatgaaaccaaaatataactttttggtaaaaactcaactcgtcatgtttggaggacaaagaatgctgagttgcatccaaagaacaccatacctactgtgaagcatgggggtggaaacatcatgctttggggcgactgatccgtgtaaaggaaagaatgaatggggccatgtatcgtgagattttgagtgaaaacctccttccatcagcaagggcattgaagatgaaacgtggctgggtctttcagcatgacaatggtccCAAACACagcgcccgggcaatgaaggagtggcttcgtaagaagcatttcaaggtcctggagtgagcggcctagccagtctccagatctcaaccccatttaaaatctttggagggagttgaaagtctgtgttgcccagcaacagccccaaaacatcactgctctagatgagatctgcatggaggaatgggccaaaataccagcaacagtgtgtgaaaaccttgtaaagacttacagaaaacgtttgacctctgtcattgccaacaaagggtatataacaaagtattgagatacatttttgttattgaccaaatacttattttccaccataattgaagtgtacctatgatgaaaattacaagcctctcatctttttaagtgggagaacttgcacaattggtggctgactaaatacttttttgccccactgtataagcaCCCACTAAATTATTCTTATAAAATATCTAACCTGAAAAGCATTCAACCCTCACCAACTGGGGTCAATACAATTGAAATTATTGCTTGGAACAGGCCCACTGAAAAGAAATACAAATTAATGTTCCCCTCTGCAATAAATTGCAATAACAGTAATTGAATAAATCTACCAGAAATTAGTCTGATGAACTTTTTTTATTAAATGCATCATTTGTGGCAATGGTAGCGTATGACACGTGAAACAGCATTCCCTCTGTGGCATGTTAAAAAGTCATCTGAAAGGTTTGACGGTGGATGACTTCAGTCATGTATCTATTCTGAaacaatacagtatattacagttctATATAACCTTGGGCGGGCTGAGGCAGAAGTCACTATGAATTACAGCAGTTCCGGGTCGGCAGTTTATAATAATCAACTTGTCATCCAACCTCCATTTCCCAAGAATCATGGGtttccccttccctccatctctatacTGGAGTCTCGGATGCACAGTGAACAATGCAGGCAATGCCATCCCACATTACACATTAGCAATGCTATGACGCGCAGTGAACCACCATCCACAGAGAATCACTGATGAGAGCATCTGTGTATTGGGATGTTGATGAAAATGTGATTACACAAGGCCAAGTGAGAATACAGCACATAATATTCACTTCAGTTATCTGCCAAGTCCAACCTCAGTACCTTTTAACCATGCATTTGTTTGTATTTCTGAGATGAGGAAACCTTGTATCTCTGGAGAACAATGCCTCGACATAGAGGAATAACATAGAACATTTGAGAATGATTGAGGATGTAACGAGGATGATTGTTATTGTGATAGTGATTAGGATGACAGTCAAAGCATTTAGATTGGCAGATTTCAAGTCAGCTCTAGAGGCATTACATCTCATTTATAGGCCTTAATACTGTCTACACCATCTGCCATGCATGACGCCTTGTGCTTGTCACTGATTTCTGGTTGGTATTACTGCTAACAGGGCCCCCTACAGTTCCTCTCACAATGCAACTCTTTCACCTCACTAAAGGCTATTTCAACATCGTGAGGTGTCATTGAATAAGACCAAAATGAAGATATGTCTCTCAGGAAATTGCTTTCCCTCTGCTCATGTGAATGCAGCAGCACCATGACAGACAGAATATTGAACCACTCCAGCAGATGGGCAAAGCTGTTTCTATAGCAACTCTCAGatggtcagatcttttcaaagcATCAAAAAAATAAAATCTCTCCATAATTTCTATTGTACACACAAAACCAGGCCGTTGAGAGCCGTTGGTAGTTTGCAGAACTATTCCTGCACTAAAAATTAAATGTATGTAGATGTTTGAAATATGACTCTGAAAGCCAGGAACTGGTATGGCTTCATTCAACTGACACAAATACTGTAGACAGTGAGTCATCCCCCAAAAAAAttgagactgggggggggggtttaatccCTCAAACAGAACCCATACAAGCATGACAAGGCACACGATGACTAAGCAACTGACTACTAAATAAGCTACAATTAATACACCAAAATGCAGATATAAAATTACATAAGAAACATAATTTAGCTAACAATGCCGTATTAACCAAACAGATATCCTAACTCTTCCACGACCCCTCCTTCATAGGAAATAGTTCATTACAAATTGCCCCTACTAATGCCATTCTATCAGAATGAGAACCAACACATTCTGAGGTTATCCGACCAAAAGCCTCACATAGAACTCAAACTCTGCAGGAGCTGAGTGGTTTAATGTTTTGGAatagaaatacagtgcattcggaaagaattcatactccttgactttttacacattttgttacagccttattataaaatgtatgacattttttttttgcttcaatctacacacaataccccataatgacaaagcaaaaaactgtttagacattttagcaaataaaaagctgaaattgtagtacttttttggttactacatgattccatgtgttatttactAGTTTTgatgatttcttcactattattctaccaagtagaaaatggtcaaaataaataaaaccctAAAATGAGAAGGTATgtgcaaacttttgaccggtactctaagtattcagacccttcactcagtactttgttgaagcaccttctgcagcgactacagcctagagtcttcttgggtatgacactacaagcttggcacatctgtatttggggagtttatcccattcttctctgcagaacctcttaagctctgtcaggttggatgggggcgtcgctgcatagctattttcaggtctctccagagatgttcgatcgggttcaagttcgggctttggctgggccactcaaagacattcagagacttgcccaaagccactcctgcgttgtcttggctgtgtacttagggtcattgacatgttggaaggtgaatcttcgccccagtttgaggtcctgagcgctccggagcaagttttcatcaaggatcagttaacaaattcttattttacaatggggcggcagggtagcctagtggttagagcgttggactagtaaccggaaggttgcgagttcaaactcccgagctgacaaggtacaaatctgtcgttctgcccttgaacaggcagttaacccactgttcccaggccgtcattgaaaataagaatttgttcttaactgacttgcctggttaaataaaggtaaaataaaaaaataaaaaaaaatttaaaaaatgacggcctaccccagccaacccctcacctaacccggacgacactgggccaattgtgcgcctccatACTTTgccctgttcatctttccctcggtcctgactagtctcccagtccactgccgctgaaaaacatccccacagcatgatgctgccaccaccatgcttcaccctagggatggtgccaggtttcctccagacatgacgcttggcattcaggacaaagagttcaatcttggtttcatcagaccagagaatcttggttCTCAGGGTCTGAGATCCTTTAGGCAaattccaagcaggctgtcatgtgcattttactgaggagtggcttccatctggccactctaccataaagacctgattgtgTAGTGCTGCAgtgatgggagaatcttccagaaggacaaccatcaccacagaggaactctagaactcgggatcttggtcacctccctgatgaaggcccttctcccccaattgcacAGTTTGGcagggaggccagctctaggaagagccatGGTGGTGGCAAACtttttccattgaagaatgatggaggccacactgtgttcttggggaccttcaatgctgcagacattttatgtattccccagatctgtgcctcgacccaaCCCTGTCTTACATTAGGTTTCTACGGTgtattccttcaacctcatggcttggtttatgcactgtatataaacaggtgtgcctttccaaatcatggtcaatcaattgaaatttaccacaggtggactccacgttgtagaaacatcaaggatgatcaatggaaacaggttgcacctgagctcaatttcaagactcatagtaaagggtctgaatacttacataaataaggtatttctgtttttatttgtaatacatttgctaacatctctaaaaaacagttttcactgtcattatggggtattgggtgtatattgaggaaaaatatttatttaatacattttagaataaggttgtaacataacaaaatgtggaaaaagtggtctgaatatttcccaaatgcactgtacatttccATAAACTCATGAAAACATCCATAACTACAAGTAATCAGAGAGTGAATGAGTCATCTCCTTTGACACCTAAGAGCACAAATAAAGAAGCATGAAAcattaaaaaatgatttaataagCAAATACCTGGATATACTATGTCACATTTAAAGAAATTAGCAAATCACATGGGGACATCCTTTCATAACATAAATATAAGTAGATGAAAATTAAAAATGCATCCAATACTCAGTGCCAAGGAAAAAACATGTGACAATGTCTCTCAAAAATACAGTAGTGTTTATTAGTAAACAGAACATTACCTAACAGGAAACAGTGGCATTGGGAAGCAAAGACAAGCGTTCAGAGCAAAAAACTTTGTTACGATGGAGAAAGATTCAGGTAGATGGTGGTTAAAATTCCACGCTCACAGATCACTTAGCCATGATGAGATTCCCTTAGTCACTTGTCCCCGTGTGAGAAGATTTACGGCACTGCAAAAACATAAGTATTTTCCTTACCTTTCTCTCTCACATGGTTGCCAGCTCCTGAGTTAGTCTCTCCTTATCCAGCTGCAGCTCAATGACGCTCTGTCTGTTCTGCTCCAAACGGTCCTCCAGCCACTGCAGCAGGGGACCACTCACAGCAGACATCTGACTGCACAGGTTCTTagtgaacactgaaacacacacacacacacacgtcaggtgGAGAAAGCAGTCCAGACACATGCACCGTCTGTGATATTAATGTGCATGCTGATACAATCAAATATCAGTTGTCAACAAATACATGACACCAACCTGAGCCATTGTGTATCTTCGTGATCGGATCCAGGTGAGTTAAGCTGCAAAAGGAATGAAATACTACAATTATTCCATTAACAATGAGCAATACACAATGAGCTtccctgtgtcctgtgtgtgcaGCAAGACAATTTTGTATATTATGGTAGACAAAGGGGAAATGTGTTCAGCGTGGCAGAGGCAATTGCAGGGGGGCTCAAAACACACCAAAAAGAGGTACCAGGGAGCTCCTCCCTCACTGGCTTCACCCGCTCATGTGACGGGCAATAGCCTGGTACAACCCAGGCCAGTTTAATCAAATACATTCAATGCATCACTAGTTTCAATCAAGACTCCATCCCTTTTATTGTCTTCCTGAGAACTTCCACAGGCTTTCGAACAAAACGTTAGAAGCCTGGGGTGCGTTCAGTACGACAGAACAGTGTTGAAGGTTAAATTCAATGGAACTGTACTAAACAACCAGTTGATGAATGACGTGATTATGGTGTCCCAGAGGGCAATTATGCATAGCGTGCTGCAGGAGTTTTGCGATCTCAAAATGGTCACCACCATATTGATCAGGCCACAGTGCGCCACAGCCACCAAACGTACCTTCAACGTATCCGTTGAAGAACGATGTGTACCGTTGTGTTTCCTGGAAACCCGACATTGAATTCTACGTCAGTCAGAAATGTGCGTTTGACACAGTAAATCTTCCGCTCACGACTTCTACTAGCCAGAATgttgaaaaaaatacattttgacagACTTTACCGGTTGTCCGTACGGTCGGTCCTTTTGGAGGTAGTAATGGGAGACATATCTACAGTAAagtataatcaaatcaaactgtcacaccttactgtgaaatgcttacttaaccaacagtgcagttcaagaaagagttaagaaaatatttaccaaataaactaaagtaaaaaaataataaaaagtaacaaaataacaacgaggctatatacagggtgtacggGGTAATTGTGCAGGGATATCAACTTTTCAAAGCCCTGGTAGTGCTTTCAGATCTCTAGCAACTGAAGCATGCGCACAGCAACCATGTCAACATGTGCACGAGCTCAGAAATGATGGATGTGTCTCGTGCATGTAGTCTTTTCTTGTGCACATGCTGCAGGTGATAGAAATCTGAACGCACTACCAGCGCTTTGAAAAGTTGATGCAATTATACTCTCCTGTGGATACATTGTCTCACATTCCTACCGCCAATGACCAACCGCACAGACAACTGGTAAAGTACATTAAAATATAACTTTATTCTACATTCTGACTTGTAGAGGTTGCGAGAAGAAACTTTCCTGATTCAAACGCTCATTTCTGCCCAACGTAGAATTCAATGTGATTCAACATTAGGTTTCCATGCAACATTTTGGCAAAACGTATCATTCGGTACAGTCACAACAAAGCAAACATTGAACCAAAATAAACGCACCCCCTGGGCTTACGAGGCTACATACCTGTGAATCTTTCTGTAGGTATCCTGCTCTTCCTGGCAGAGGATTCTTGGGAGCTCTACTGCTGATTCAAGGCACACTTTCCCAATGGCCTCATGCGGGACCACATGAATTGGGATCTCGATTCTCTCGTACCTTTAGCAACACAGATAGGTATGCAATTCAGTATTTGTGCCGATATTGTCAAATGGCTTATTTTTTGGGGACAACTGCTCTGAGAAGGACTGAATCAACTGAATATTCCTCTAATTAGTAGTCATGAGTTAGAAAAGATAACGAGAATCTAATAACACCTCATTTTGTTTAACAGAGAGTTGGATAGGGTATTCATTTCACTGCAAACAGTGGTTTCCAAACAGGGGCACACTTACTCAGAGCCTTTCTGGGCTTGTACAGACTGGAAGCAGGTGTAGAGAACTCGACCAGTCTAAGAGAAAATTATCATTGAATTCATTCAATGCCCCTTTGTATATCAAAATGACTTTCTATATTTCAAATTGCTGTCATTTAAACCCTACTTTTGTGTTCTTATCCTCAATGAAACAGGAGAATATCAGCCCAACAAAGCCCTGGTCCATCATTTGGTACATGGCCTGTGTCCTTACATCTGTTGTAGAAAATGAATGACGCAGACACACCAACTGAAACAGTTTGCCATGACAGTGAAAACTAAAGTTGTGGAACTGATGTGGTAGAGGGGTGCTCTGGTTCTTACCCACATGTGATGGCCACACAGTGATGTGGGGGTGAGAGTGGTACCAACCAACTACACGCATCGGCCGTCCAGTCATATCAGCCAACCTGTAGCTCTTACTAAGGAAACGGATTACCAAAAATAATAAAATGGCTATGTCCCCAGGAATCCTATGAAACCTCCACCGGTCACACTGACATTTGTGACATCCATGACACTGACTTTGTCACACTGATCTCCTGCAAGACACCACCAGAAGACAGAGATTTGTTTTTTTCATGAATGAGACATGTTTCACAAAGGATATCTCAGCTTCGGTAGCAGCTGAAGATAGCTGCTCAGGCGAGATTTCCACGCGATCCTTCCTCTTGTCTGAGCGTCGCAGAATAATAACAGAGTGAATGTGGACGATGCGGTTGGTGTCCACCTGTGTAAACAAACCAGGTGACTTAGAAAGCAGAATACTTAGTATACTTAGTAGGGTTGTTAGCGAATCAATGAAATGTGTCACTATACCAGGTTGGAGACATATGCCAActgaaaatataaatgcaacaaggGATACACATGCATGCATGTAGTCTGATTAATCAGGCTGGAATACACAATTAAATTGTACATACCAAgtgtgtattacagcctgattaaTCATACTAGAATGCATGTAACGTTTTCTATTTATCGCGCtaagtaacacaagcatttcgctgcatctgctaaaacacctgctcaacgtgtacgcgaccaataaactgATTGATAAAGTTATATAGCTAAATTGCTAGTAAACGTAACTTTACCTCTCCGATGCAGAGTCCCATTACTTCCTCCTTCTCGGTACTTAATGCATGATTCATGCAAACCAAAAAGGCATCTGATTCGAGGTGAACTGCGCTCACTGCCATGTTATAGCTAGCTATTTATCAAACTCCACAAACTAGAGTTAACTATCTACTCCTTATCAAAGCGTGTGTTACATCAATAACAGTACGGTTTTGCAAGGAGGCGGATTATTCCATGGGTGAATCTCAAGTGTTAACGCTTCGCGTCCTCTCTCCTTCAAACCTATTGGACGAGACGACCATAGGGGCGGGACTAGTAgatttctcatccaatgggttttgagaaggaggcgaggagagaggacgcgagAAGGCTGCAATCGAGATCCCCCCATGTGGTCCTACCTACATAAGTGTGCCAAAGTATTTAACCTCTTAGCCCTCAAAATCTTACATTTTTTATACAGTCGTGCGTTTTCCacaaacataaaatacatttataGACATCACAAAATAATCTTGTTATAATTA encodes the following:
- the LOC110509941 gene encoding lys-63-specific deubiquitinase BRCC36 isoform X1; amino-acid sequence: MAVSAVHLESDAFLVCMNHALSTEKEEVMGLCIGEVDTNRIVHIHSVIILRRSDKRKDRVEISPEQLSSAATEAERLADMTGRPMRVVGWYHSHPHITVWPSHVGKNQSTPLPHQFHNFSFHCHGKLFQLVCLRHSFSTTDVRTQAMYQMMDQGFVGLIFSCFIEDKNTKTGRVLYTCFQSVQAQKGSEYERIEIPIHVVPHEAIGKVCLESAVELPRILCQEEQDTYRKIHSLTHLDPITKIHNGSVFTKNLCSQMSAVSGPLLQWLEDRLEQNRQSVIELQLDKERLTQELATM
- the LOC110509941 gene encoding lys-63-specific deubiquitinase BRCC36 isoform X2, whose translation is MAVSAVHLESDAFLVCMNHALSTEKEEVMGLCIGEVDTNRIVHIHSVIILRRSDKRKDRVEISPEQLSSAATEAERLADMTGRPMRVVGWYHSHPHITVWPSHVDVRTQAMYQMMDQGFVGLIFSCFIEDKNTKTGRVLYTCFQSVQAQKGSEYERIEIPIHVVPHEAIGKVCLESAVELPRILCQEEQDTYRKIHSLTHLDPITKIHNGSVFTKNLCSQMSAVSGPLLQWLEDRLEQNRQSVIELQLDKERLTQELATM